Part of the Anabrus simplex isolate iqAnaSimp1 chromosome 4, ASM4041472v1, whole genome shotgun sequence genome is shown below.
GTTGGTTGTTCCAGGTATCTAGCTTCTGCTGTACTTCGTCCTCTGTGCAACCCCAAATCACCACATTGTCTGCGAAATCCCTTGAAATCGGTACCTGCATGCTGTTGTTTCAACCTCTTTATGATTTTGTCTATTACAGAGATGAATAGCTGGATGTACTCATTAAATTAACACATTGTGAATGCTTGTAAGATTGGAATGTTGTAGATGTAGTTTTCTCGTAACATTACTTTCGTTTATATCTCTGACACGATTCAGTCATCACTGTGTACATTGGAACCTCTTACTGTTATCACGTGCAATTCGCAGAGCAAATACAGAAGATGATACACTGGGTGTGAAAATACACATATTAAAAACTGTATTTGCACTCGCTATAATAATTAAactaatgtcataatggtccaccttttcataCTATAATTTGCAATCTTTGAATTACATTTCTAAACTaggaactagtttcagccttgactggccatcatcagccttaatgtaatacatctaataactaaaacaaatatacaaacacacaattgGCATTAAAAAGATCTGGGATGGACTGtgtgtaaaatatgacaaaattaaattagGCTCTAAAATTCTTAGTATCATGTTAGAAtattcccgtagtgcttgttaaaatcatgctgaaatgctgttggacattgtcaggacggcacacgaagatatggttaaaactagCACGTTCACCCTTTTGAGTTTGCTGCGATGACTGAAGGAAATGAAGTAGAGGAGAATAATACTGAGTCTCCTTATATTGTATCTAGTGCAGCAGTGCAGAACATGgccagttttaaccatatcttcctgacaatgtccaacagcatttcagcatgattttaacaagcactaaaGGAGCATTCTAACATGATAGACATGATatcgtataggcttttgggcttatgccgtgtcaagaaagtaaggtgaaattcttaacgtttcgcagaaaactgtgctctgcgtcctcagaagaattcttgactgtccacgagaaaggcttcttaaacaatgacacatttgaatttggaacgttatcgtagaagtagaaatggaaatggtacgttcattcaccaccagatggtccccaggacgtggcacaatgctagcgttcgaagcggaagctgaccgaactatcacaacCAGACTAAGCGgatcacataacgtgtttgcgtaacatatgacaggtgtaagacatggacataagcctggaataaaacatctggcgacgaggaacgtacttTCTACTTTTACTTTTTCATTCcacctgtcatatgttacacaaacacgttatgtgaaccgccaagtctgattgtgatagttcagccagcttcgaacgctagcgttgtgccacgtcctggggaccatctggtggtgaatgaatgtaccatttctacttctctgatgtccgccttcgtagcgtaacggttagtgttattagctgccgtcctcgggggcccgggttcgattcccggtactgccagaaatttaagaatggcaggagggctggtatgtggttcaaatggtacacgcagctcacctccaatgggggtgtgcctgaaaagagctgcaccacctcgggatgcggacacgagtttactttttacttctctgataacgttccaaattcaaacgctcattgtttaagaagcctttctcgtggacagtcgagaattcttctgaggacgcagagcacagttttctgcgaaacgttaagaatttcaccttattttcttgacacggcacaagcccaaaagcctatacaatatcatgtctataagtacgggccgtgaaagcattaatggcaacattcaAACATGATGCTAAGAATTTTAGAGCctaatttaattttgtcatattttacacaTTTCATCCCTGAtctttttaatgtcaattgtgtgtttgtacatttgtttcagTTCTTAGATGTATTATATTAAGGCTGATGAtagccagccaaggctgaaactagttcctAGTTCAGAAATGTAGTTCAAAGGTtgcatattgtagtattgaaaaggtggaccattgcgacattagtttaagtattattgtgatcacaattcagtatggatcaaaaccatgaagtttatatcctgtgATTCCCACTCACTCTCAGAAACAGACTTCTTAGCATTTCCCATTTTTAATTGCATATAACTTTAAGTAATGTATTTAAAAATACAAAGTCAGAAAAAGATACAGAAGATTTCATGAAATTTGTTCCAGTTGGCAACCCTAAGTGTGAGTGTAAGAATATAGATTATTAATTAATAAATGTCTTTAGATTCTACTTAGATGGTAACCTAGTTCAGTTTTGAGAATAATTGTTTATGCTTCCAGATCATAAAGATGTCTTCTCAAGAAAATCCTGGTAATTCCAACCCCAACAGTTCTTCAGTAATGGATATGGAAATCGTGGTGGATGAATTAGATCCCGACTCGCTGCCAGTGGCTGAGGAGAATGCAACCTACACCTATCTTGGAGGGCCAAGCATGGTCTTCGAAAATGAATCTGGGAAAGCTCAAGAAGATAGTGGCAGAGAAGACTACCTTgattctgaagaagaagaagaaggagaagaagagtatATGTGCTGGGAAAATGATCCAAATGAATTAATTGGGCTTATTCCAAAGGAGAAGGAAGTAGAACTCACCAATCGCTTCCTTGAAGGAGAACTGACCTTTAGTGAGTATGCTGCGATGATGGAAGGAAATGAAGTAGAGGAGAATAATACTGAATCTCCTTATATTGTATCTAGTGCAGCAGTGGATGCTTTTGAACGAGATCTTGTCGCGGCCACCAAACGGAAAGGAAAAGGCAGTAACAAATCGGATGATTTTGTTTGGCGACGACGGCGTAATGCTTTGCCACCAGTACTACGAGGTTTGATGGGTGAAGCAAATCTTAGTTACATTCGAGGCGATAGGGATACAGCTATTAAATTATGCTTGGAAGTTATAAGACAGCAGCCTACAGCTTCAGAACCCTTTAGTACCCTAGCAGTATTGTATGAAGAAATGGGAGCAGCTGACAAAGCAATGCAGTTTGCCCTGATTGCAGCCCATTTAAGCCCACAAGAACCTCAACAATGGATTCGTTTAGCTGAAAGTTCAGAAAAACAGGGCAACTTGAAACAGGCTATAACCTGTTATTCGAAGGCTATCATTGCTGATCCTTCAGATGTTAACACCCATATAAAGCGTTGCTGCTTACTTGATGATCTTGGAGATAAGAAAGCTTCCCTGAGAGGATATGTTAAGTTATTAAGTATATTACCCCCTGAGGACAGTTCTACAATCATCAATATATCCAGGAATGTTGCCCAAAGGTACCATGAAGATGGCGAGTTGGGTAAAGCAAGAGAAGCTCTGGAGGTCGCTTTCAATAAATGTTCTCAGCTAATTACTTCAGAGATGGTGAATCTCATGCTAgaattggttattggtttgcaaGATTACACTAGCGGTCTCAATTACATGATTCAGTATTGCAGTATTGAAGTTGAAGCAGTGTCAGATGAAAATGAAAGCAATGGAAATGATGAACCTACATTAAAAATACTATCATGTAATATTCCAAATACTTTACCTGCTGATTTACAGGCCAAGTTTGTTATCCTTATGGTACACATGAAGGCATTTCATTTAGTGGACGGTCTTATAACATTTCTATTGGAAAACCTAAATCCTGAGTTATATGGTGATTTATTTTTAGACGTTGCTGAAGCTTTAATGAAGGAAAAAAAATTTCAGGATGCTTTAAGACTCTTAAATCCCTTGGTTAGGAGTGCAAATTATAGTTTAGCTGCTGTATGGTTACGCCAAGGTGAATGCCTGAAAGAGTGTAAAAATTTGGAAGAAGCTTGTGAAGCATACGAAACTGTTGTATCTCTGGCTCCACAACATCTAGAAGCTCGTGTGATGTTGTCTAGTCTGTATCGTGAGTTGGGAGATGTGGAAAAGGCCATTGGTGTTTTAACCCAAGATGCTGAATCTGATGTTCTTCACCCAAGTTTACTCTATAAGAGGTGTATGCTCCTAAAGGAAGCAGGAGGAAAAGCCGAAGAATTTCTGGCTGTTGGACAACTTCTTTTGTCAAGACACTGCACTCGAATTCGTAATCGAGATGAGCTCCACGCCCTCACTCGACTGAGAAGGCTAGGTAAGAAGAGCGAAGCTCTTAAAGAAGTGCGAGCATATCGCGGTGAATCCGAGTTGGATCACGATGGTCCAGACTTTGAAGTTGGCCAGAATGAGCCTACTGTGGAAGAAGAATGGCAGTTGTTTCTAGATTTGTGCAAAACTTGTTATGATTTGAAACAATTTCCTTTGCTTCAAAGACTTTCATTTTCTGCTCTTGGTTCAAAGAAGTTTCATGTGGCAGAAAAAGTCCAAGAGATTGAATTCATTTGTCTCCTTGCATGTTTTTATAACGGTGATGCTTATTATGGTTATAATTTTGCTCGTGATCATATCCTAAAACACATGAACTGGCCTCGTATCTGGAATTTTTTTAACCTTGTAATTCAGCGTGCAGATGATGTTCGTCATAATCGGTTTATTATGCGACTTCTAGCCCGTAGCACCGACCATAAAGCTTTGACATTGCTTCATGCTAACAATTGTTTGGTAGCAGGAACTTATAAATATGCATTAAGTGAATATGCAACATTCTTCAAGGAAAATCCTTGTGCTCCAGTTGCTTTCCTAATCGGTGTCACACTGTTTCAAATGGCTTGCCAGAAATTTTCTGCCAAGAAACATTCCTTGGTAACTCAAGGTTTGTCTTTCTTGTGGCAGTATAAGAAATTACGTGGTGAAATGGGTGAACAAGAATGCGACTATAACTTGGGTCGTGCATTTCATCAGTTAGGACTTCTTCCTGCTGCAATTCATCATTACAAGTTGTGTTTGAATTTCTCCTCTCCTCTGACAGAGCAATATCCTCAAATACTGGACCTTAAGCGTGAAGCTGCTTTCAACCTTCATCTTATCTACCTGCATTCTGGGGCTCCAGACATTGCTCGCAGCTATATTGAAAAGTATATTGTAATataaattaccgtatttacttgcataaCTTGTAGCATGTATATTGCTGATTTACTTCTATAAatgttcatcaacatcattttcagtccagctcctgccaggtcggggtgttgatggcacttcaccgttgcctctccttccaccactcctcttcagaaattgtattccagtccagtcttctttttctgaTACTGTTCTTGACAAGAGTCGATCCATCTtgttctgggcctccctcttgccctctttccttctatcttagcctccaacacctgttttggtatccttccctcctccatcctcgtaacatgtccaaaccatctcaatttattcttctccaatttatcactcagtttttctacccctatttctgttctgacctcaacatttcttactctgtttcTCCTTGTCttcactaccacactcctcaggaacttcatctcactggcctgaattttactcttatctcttgctgtcaaagtctctgatgcatacataGTACGTacatagtatagtatagtatagtacatcttgtacattatctctttacgtttcataggaacttctctgttccacgccaggttccttacattctggtagaacgtatttcctgcttgtacccttctgctgatctccttatccaaccttgcatcttgcattatttcacttcccaaatatttgaagtattcaacaaacTTAAGGTTTTGTCCCTTGACactaatgattccttttccttctgtttctcttcttgtcaTCATCACTGTTTtgttcttctccacactgattttcataccatatttctcagtaTTGTCATTTAAATCCTCCAGTCGAATTTAcatttctgtattgttgactccccagatcactgtcATGTGCAAGATGTTGCATCTTAGTTGAATATCTCATTTCGGGGTGAGGGGAATACTGTACAGGTTATGCAAGTGAAAATGGTAGGGTTTTTTAATGTATATTGTACAGTAAAATGAATGTTCTCCTTGTTTTCTTTATGACTAAAGATGTACAGTAATGTGTACAAATATTGAAAGGTGTCAGAGATTTAGAGTAACTATAAAATTTATAAACTATAAAAGTAATAGAAACAATTTCAAAATATTATATCTGCTCTTTTCCCCTACTCAACACATAACTGTATTTTCCCTCAAAGTTTTCCTTCTTTTGTATTCTGTTCTATAATTATTATTTAGTTACAGTGATAGCATGATAGATGTTGCACAGCTAAATGAAATACAGTTGAGATAGACTGCCAAACCGTGAAGAATGGAGAACTGTAGGGAATTTGGTTTAACAGGAAAGAATAGATAAAATATCCACTCATACAGTTATGGAGCATTGAACTTGCATAATTCAATGCTTCTGTTCCTTCATACGCAACATTGTTGATATGATAATGGTTCCAAGGGACAAAACTACACGAGTATAAGTTTGTGTATGGCTTAGTACTGTATCGATATTCAGAATAATCAGGAATAACTCGTAGACTAATTGAATGTTCCATTGTTATAAGTGGAAATTATTGAACCATCATTGGTTGGATGATACAGTTTAAAAAAAATCTGAATATTGAATCTCCCTGGGATGAGTCGACCGTACGGAAACTTATAAACAAAtagagaggaactggttctttatttGATAATAAACGAAGTATTAAAAAACTTGCAGATAATGAGGAAACAGTAAATGAaattgcagaaagattagaacatacacctTCAAAATCCCCAAGACGGCGTGGACAAAAAGCGGGGCttttgaagagctcagcatggtggtctatgaaaatgttaaaattgaaaccatgccaaaaatgtgtggacaggaggagaacatttccaacatctcatgTCATAAGGTACAAGCTTTTTTTCTTAActttatctcatgtcatgcacggatgaaGTGAacaaagtgctgtccttgttgctatgccacGGGTTTGGGAGTGATAAGTCAGCGGGAGGCAGATAAGATGGGTGCGCCTGCTGGCGAACcagtgagagaaactcactgtgagTTAATGCATAAATAACCCTTTCCCTGCATCGCTACTACGGATTGATAGGTACCTTCAGGCTAATTTTTGAGGAGTCCACATGCTGTTTCTTTGTTCCTTAACCAGCTAAGGTTTCACGTTCATCAGATTTGTGACTTCTTGACAAAAAATACATAGCTTCTACATAGTTTGAACTGACCAATCTTTCAATTGTTGAAATGATGATTTGAACCCGCTGAAGACAGGAAGAAGTACCTGAAGAGACTTTACCAGTGATGACCCACATTGGAGACTTGGTGTGTGTTACATCGAGCAGCAACCAGAAGTTACACCAGCTGCTGCTGTGCTCTTAGAAAATGGTGCGACATTGCTGCTTAAAAATGAGGCTCAGTTTTAGAATAATAGACTCTGGACAATTTCTTTAACATTTAAACTCATGTTTCTTTTACACTTGGGAATGGTAGTCCATATCTAACACAGGTGTGTACCAAATTGTGTAACCTTTTCTGTACTTGTTAAATACTTAATCACACATTACTAGGGATCtgcattttttgttgtttttttttgtggaAATTGGGGTTGTTTTTCAAGAATGTTGCATTATATTTTAGAATTTTGCATTATTTttaaccctctcccgcccatagcgtagtaatgcgtagcgcgaaagcttggggcctcccgcccatagcgtagtaaggATGATAAGAAAACTTAacacggtccaccttttcaatacaaaaatgttatagtttatttataacatgtatttgtacttggaactagtttcaacgctgatttgcgtcatcatcagccaaaatgtgggaataggcaagcatttaggcatttatattacacaaggcgttacattaaacaatacacatcttacaaggagataaaaacagggacgagtatagaaacaaatgaatcgttgagaaaacaaaagttatacatattaaaaataaccttaaccacacatcttgcagtgcgaaagtgttcttcttgaatgattcctgaatataaaacacacgtgcacacatttctgaagagccagcaggcaggacaaagtaaagtgaaaccttaagagttctcatttctgactaactaatgaagtctcccttgagttcctgataaacatacaaaacaggaaattctccttcactctcaacaatagctataaagaccaacggtaaaatttcatttaaaatattgtgcagagatgtgaaagcatgattttgaacatgatataactccttcatataacccagttttttacacaaggtgttacattaaataatacacatctaacgaggagataaaaacagggacgaatgtagaaacacatgcatcgttgagaaagcaaagttatacatattaaaaataagcttaaccagacaacttgcagtgcgaaaatatttgccttgaatgattcctgaatacaaaacgcacgcgcacacacttctaaagagccagcaggcggggaaaaagtaaggtgaaaccttaagagttcttctgagaagagttcatcattctttctgtgatctgactaactaatgaagtctcccttgagttcctgataaacatacacaacaggaaattaaacaatacacatcttacaaggagatgaaaacagggaaagttatacatattaaaaataaccttaaccacacatcttgtagtgcgaaaatattcgtcttgaatgattcctgaatacaaaacgcacgcgcacacatttctgaagagccagcaggcaggaaaaagtaaagtgaaaccttaagagttcttctgagaagagttcatcattttttctatgttccgactaactaatgaagtctcccttgagttcctgataaacatacacaacaggaaattctccttcactctcaacaatagctataaagaccaacggtaaatttcattttaaatattgtgcagaggcgtgaaagcatgatcttgaatataatataactccttcatttaacccaattttttacacaaggtgttacattaaacaatacacatcttacaaggagataaaaacagggacgaatgtagaaacaaatgcatcgttgagaaagcaaaaattatacatattaaaaataagcttaaccacacaacttgcagtgcgaaaatatttgccttgagtgattcctgaatacaagacgcacgcgcacacatttctaaagagccagcaggcaggaaaaagtaaggtgaaaccttaagagttcttctgagaagagttcatcattctttctatgttccgactaactagtgaagtctcccttgagttcctgataaacgtacacaacaggaaattctccttaactctcaacaatagctataaaagaccaacggtaaattgtattttaaatactgtgcagagatgtgaaagcatgatcttgaacatgatatatcttcttcatttaaccacctttgaaagtctctctctatattacatagcttcattaacacaccattctgtagatgcacaaaataatcttgtaatcttcacaggtccggtattcagctcgacaagaatataaaataggtattaaggaatacgttgttgagagtttggaggatgactgtgccagtatttgtggtgtattgttgcagcgttacatgtagggtgggggcaggtttctatgatgtttattgcgggacatgaggcggtaaagctatggcgcgagatgaagaggaacagagcgtgttggatagtttaggtctggggagcggccgttgttggattaggaggggagaggggaggagcggtaggggaggaggagtggaaggaggggaagtatggagggtgatgtggtgaaagtgtgtggcgtgacaaagtattatgcatactgtaatctgaaagacagatctgtttttcgggatattaatgtttttgaaaaattcaatgagaaagtcgaataggatctttggtttctctgagatatcatttaagtttaggttctcagttcaatacggacaaaaatgaaattcctaggtttaaacatagcgtagtaaagcgtacttgtacttctagtcgcatgtatgagccatctatgtgcacttcctagagaccaaagatattagttatcttcttttaaaaccttagcaggcatattagaacatgaaataatatataagtaataataataacaacgtaaacgtttccaccttttcaatacttatatattattctcagttcaatacggaccaaaaacatgaaattcataaccatcaatagaacatgaaatacggaaggcagtgacatatAATAAACAAACACGTCGACGTTTAATTCGCatgaaaatattttatgcgataatgacattgaacgtttggtgaacgataattctgactgtgaaactgttagtagtggctCAAGTGAACTCAATGAAGTGGAAattgaaaatgaaagtgacgatatttcaggaaatgacgatgtacacatgcgtgatgacatagattgcaggcctaactttcagtggacaaatacattgtcttacgtcgaaccggcggactttactgaagaggcagtaccttgccattctcttcctatggctagtacagcattagagtatttctcccttatatttgatgaaaacattttcgatttaattgttcattagtttttgtacaatatacatttttataaacatctgcattatcataatgatggctgaaaagaattgctttaattctggggaaaacatgcattttTAATATGGGCAGGAAAGGGTTAATAACTTTATTATCGTATTTTGGGATTTTAAAAGTACTTttacatgtaaataaattattaaaaaacaatatatAGTTATATTATAAAAATCACACACATTTTATCATTCAGTTATCACTAAAGAagccataatatgaaagaaaatacaTAATACTCTTTTTTTCTGTCAAAAGAGAACTTTGTTGCTTTCCTCTTGCAACGCAAGTCGACTCCTcagtagcaagaaaagaaaatttcaCACTCAACATTAGCACACTGGTACTGCATTGACTGAATGTTAAGTGTCACTGAAATGAGCATAATATCATAAAGGGAAAGTTCATTATGTTTTGCTCTCTGTCAAAGGCGAACATTGCCATAATGTTTACACGTTTTCTCTCATGTTGCAAGGCAAGTCGACCAAAACTCCTGAGTAGCAAGAAAAGAAACGTTCACAGTCAACATTAGCACATGGATACCACACTGACTGGAAAGCTCTGCCACTAAACTCAGGGTGACTGTCAAACAAACTAATCGGaaatttcacaatatttatttttctgtcTTGCACAATAATTTGATTAGTTTGCTCTTGAAGCTCACTGTACTCTTTTGTACTCACtgaatcattctcatttttaaagaatgaaatagatTTCACTTTTTTCACTAGTGCTGAATGAACATTACTGTTAATAATGAATATCAGACTAAACACTTCAGGTGCTGAATACAACTTATTAGCAGGGTCTTCAAACGTCAGCAACTGCAATTTTGTAAATACTAATGCTGCAGTGTTTTttcacagctgatctaacatctcCTTCAACATCTGAGTTTCTGATGCGATTTAGCTCCTCCTCTGTTTCACCCTAAAAATTCCCTTCTTTTGCTACTttgaaattttgcaatatttttctGAGTTCTCCATAAAGTGTAGGAATTTTTGGATATGAAGATCCTTTAGTTCAGTGATGTATTCCACTAAATCATTGGCATGTTCCTTGACAAATGTTTCCTCTTCTGAAATTATACTTACTTAATCATTTGTCAGTGATTTCATAAAGTCGATACCGGCTTTGCTGATAATCCAGATCAcatagatgttgattgccatagggaacctgaagtatttgtcctgaatgagtacatttataatgttcaataacggaccaactatattggtattagagTCCAAATCGTTTAACTGCACGAACTCACAAAGATGCTTCTCAACGTAGAAAATGGCATCGAACCAAATATTCCATCTTGACAGTACTGGTATTGGAAACAGTTTAGGATTCTCGGACAGATCCTTTTCTTTGAGAAATCAAATTTGAATTTTCTCTTTCTCGTATTGAAAAACGCAGCTTTAACCTTACCCACTGCTGCATTAAGTCTCGTCAGCACTATAATGAATTCTGCGTCCCACTAAATTTAGTCGATGTGCTCAAAACTGAATGTGAACTGCATCCACTCTGAGGATGGCACTCAGGAAACTGAAGCACTTTGACATGTATCTTGCACTGTCGTTTACCAGTCCCAAGATGTTTACATATTAATAGAATACTTCTGTATAGAATTAAGTATTGCCCTGCTGCATGATTTTGCATCAGCTGCTTCCAGAATATGTACATCAGCAACACACACAACTCCTGCTCTATTTTGGGTTCAAGAGGGCAAATTAACATGGCCCCCTGGTGGGTGGGAGAcgcgcaggcgaagaatacacccacggtatcccctgcctatcgtaaggggcgaccaagggatgatcgaattagaacccaCTAAATTTAGCCGATGTGCTCAACACTGAATGTGAATTGCATCTACTCTGAGAAAAGCACTCAGGAAACTGAAGCACTTTGACAAGTATCTTGCACTGTCATTTAccaataccaccagtgatgtattCCACTAAATCATTCGCATGTTCCTTGACAAATGTTTCGTTTTTTGAAATTATACTTCATCATTTGTCAGTGATTTCTTAAAGTCGATACCGGCTTTGCTGATAGAGTCTAGAtcgtatagatgttgattcccatagggaacctcaagttttggagatataagtatccttataaaaataattcaaccccctttttcagtcttttttacaccccccccccttaagtgaattttccaaaaacaaaacaaatacttgttttatttttaataccaagctcgatagctgcagtcacttatgtgtggccagtatccagtaatcgggagatagtgggttcgaaccccactgtcggcagccctgaagatggttttttgtggtttcccattttcacaccaggcaaatgccggggctgtaccttaattaaggccatggccgcttccttccaattcctaggcctttcctatcccatcgtcgccgtaagacatgtgtcggtgcgacaaaaagcaaatagcaaaaaataaaaataaaatttatttttaatggagatgccaaataccaattttcatgtctgtaacatcttcagttttggagataccagtatcttaataaaaatattCAACCCCCTTTCCAGTCATGtttactcccccctcccccccattaAGTGTTTTCTCCAGAAAAAAGTGTTACTTTATttctaaaagattaaaaataccaattttcatgtttgtaatatgttatgtttttgtgatatactgc
Proteins encoded:
- the LOC136871587 gene encoding general transcription factor 3C polypeptide 3 isoform X2, which gives rise to MSSQENPGNSNPNSSSVMDMEIVVDELDPDSLPVAEENATYTYLGGPSMVFENESGKAQEDSGREDYLDSEEEEEGEEEYMCWENDPNELIGLIPKEKEVELTNRFLEGELTFSEYAAMMEGNEVEENNTESPYIVSSAAVDAFERDLVAATKRKGKGSNKSDDFVWRRRRNALPPVLRGLMGEANLSYIRGDRDTAIKLCLEVIRQQPTASEPFSTLAVLYEEMGAADKAMQFALIAAHLSPQEPQQWIRLAESSEKQGNLKQAITCYSKAIIADPSDVNTHIKRCCLLDDLGDKKASLRGYVKLLSILPPEDSSTIINISRNVAQRYHEDGELGKAREALEVAFNKCSQLITSEMVNLMLELVIGLQDYTSGLNYMIQYCSIEVEAVSDENESNGNDEPTLKILSCNIPNTLPADLQAKFVILMVHMKAFHLVDGLITFLLENLNPELYGDLFLDVAEALMKEKKFQDALRLLNPLVRSANYSLAAVWLRQGECLKECKNLEEACEAYETVVSLAPQHLEARVMLSSLYRELGDVEKAIGVLTQDAESDVLHPSLLYKRCMLLKEAGGKAEEFLAVGQLLLSRHCTRIRNRDELHALTRLRRLGKKSEALKEVRAYRGESELDHDGPDFEVGQNEPTVEEEWQLFLDLCKTCYDLKQFPLLQRLSFSALGSKKFHVAEKVQEIEFICLLACFYNGDAYYGYNFARDHILKHMNWPRIWNFFNLVIQRADDVRHNRFIMRLLARSTDHKALTLLHANNCLVAGTYKYALSEYATFFKENPCAPVAFLIGVTLFQMACQKFSAKKHSLVTQGLSFLWQYKKLRGEMGEQECDYNLGRAFHQLGLLPAAIHHYKLCLNFSSPLTEQYPQILDLKREAAFNLHLIYLHSGAPDIARSYIEKYIVI